The proteins below are encoded in one region of Gimesia chilikensis:
- a CDS encoding right-handed parallel beta-helix repeat-containing protein has translation MRSLTMPTLLCFSLLVSVTSSRAQNNQPFPMVTTGQSIQAALDAQPGRMLFLPAGDYEISEKLVIRSDGSGLFGPGRIIQTNPTAPFIEVEHRKGVQFRDLVLTRPEGKQTTAIEAINLRDCQDLVLDNVTVLNHRTRSGVFYLLNCRNATIRNCTITNYMRIAVDDRTASPDWGYAFHCIDGTGIVVNASTGTLIQGNRITETELLPTPAVQQQHQLGQFVKKNETKGTLTSQETWERESVKNWHQGSAIIVTSPTASERTQILGNTIENGAQGIDLHSDHVIVAQNVVSNCFVGMKAMHGSRNVVIIGNQFIKNDLWSIGLMPGAASHAARQESPSGSARVDNGDGGSIIANNIISQFGFGNAHWIWGSQGNPILLDEGQKPDNPPLADVIIQGNIVQNSSRFQPDKTEQGPRYVYAIRIARKATGIHLSNNIFDPGREGISNVELEP, from the coding sequence ATGCGCTCACTCACCATGCCGACGCTTCTTTGCTTCAGTCTCCTCGTCTCCGTCACCTCCAGCCGGGCACAAAACAACCAGCCCTTTCCGATGGTCACCACCGGCCAGTCGATTCAGGCGGCCCTCGATGCCCAGCCGGGGCGGATGCTCTTCCTCCCCGCCGGCGATTATGAGATCTCGGAAAAACTGGTCATCCGCAGTGATGGCAGCGGCCTGTTTGGTCCGGGACGCATTATTCAGACGAACCCCACAGCCCCGTTCATCGAAGTCGAACATCGAAAGGGTGTGCAGTTTCGTGACCTCGTTCTCACTCGACCGGAGGGCAAACAGACGACCGCCATCGAAGCCATTAACCTGCGCGACTGTCAGGATCTGGTCCTCGACAACGTCACCGTCTTGAATCATCGCACCCGGTCCGGCGTCTTTTACCTGCTCAACTGTCGCAACGCCACCATTCGCAACTGCACGATCACGAACTACATGCGGATCGCCGTCGACGACCGCACCGCGTCCCCCGACTGGGGCTACGCCTTTCACTGCATCGACGGTACCGGCATCGTCGTCAACGCCAGCACAGGCACCCTGATCCAGGGCAATCGCATCACCGAAACCGAACTGCTGCCCACACCTGCAGTCCAGCAGCAACACCAGCTCGGCCAGTTTGTCAAAAAGAACGAGACCAAAGGGACACTCACCAGCCAGGAAACCTGGGAGCGAGAGTCGGTCAAAAACTGGCACCAGGGATCGGCCATCATCGTCACTTCGCCCACCGCCAGCGAGCGCACGCAGATCCTGGGGAACACGATCGAAAACGGCGCGCAGGGCATCGACCTGCACTCCGACCATGTCATCGTCGCACAAAATGTCGTCTCCAACTGCTTCGTCGGCATGAAAGCGATGCACGGCTCCCGCAACGTGGTCATCATCGGCAACCAGTTCATCAAAAACGATCTCTGGAGTATCGGCCTGATGCCGGGCGCTGCCTCTCACGCGGCCCGTCAGGAATCACCTTCAGGGTCGGCCCGCGTCGATAACGGCGACGGTGGTTCGATCATCGCGAACAATATTATCTCCCAGTTCGGCTTCGGCAACGCCCACTGGATCTGGGGCAGTCAGGGAAATCCGATCCTGCTCGACGAAGGTCAGAAGCCAGACAACCCGCCCCTAGCCGACGTGATCATCCAGGGAAACATCGTTCAGAATTCGAGTCGCTTCCAGCCGGACAAAACAGAGCAGGGACCGCGCTACGTTTACGCCATCCGCATCGCCCGCAAAGCGACTGGCATTCATCTCTCGAATAACATCTTCGACCCGGGCCGCGAAGGCATCAGCAATGTGGAGCTGGAACCATAG